A stretch of the Nicotiana tabacum cultivar K326 chromosome 6, ASM71507v2, whole genome shotgun sequence genome encodes the following:
- the LOC107771983 gene encoding ABC transporter G family member 4-like: MEESSPPPPPSSRSPSPSPPPKTYKLTASSICYSKSTTNISPSFFFKPCNCNIAPPINILKDISFTAYPSQILAIVGPSGAGKSTLLDILAAGTSPTSGTLLLNSVPLHNLSSFRKLSAYVPQHDSCLPQLTVSETFAFSARLLNPKLTDVSCIVDSLLAELRLTHLADTRLAHGLSGGERRRVSIGLSLLHDPAILLLDEPTSGLDSNSALNVMQTLRSITDSRQRTVILSIHQPSFKILATIDKILLLSKGTVVHHGNLSSLESFLLENDFTVPPQLNSLEFAMEMLNQLNQKKPSTPISLPPSSPKNSTTTVSETKTGKVRYRSSRIHEIAVLYSRFWKIIYRTKQLLLTNTLQALGVGIVLGTIYINIGFGKEGIAKRFGLFAFTLTFLLSSTTETLPIFIHERPILLRETSSGVYRLSSYLLANTLVFLPYLLVIAILYSVSLYFLVSLCATWQAITYFVLTIWVILLMANSFVLFLSSVAPNYITGTSLVTLLLAGSFLFSGYFISKETMPKFWTMLHYLSMYKYGLDALLINEYSCLVSKCFVWYDEKSKVCMVSGRDLLEQRGLHERQRWTNIYILIGFFVFYRLLWLMVLIRRVSRLKK, translated from the coding sequence ATGGAAGAATCATCTCCGCCACCACCACCCTCTTCTCGATCTCCGTCCCCATCTCCGCCACCCAAAACCTATAAACTAACAGCTTCTTCAATATGCTATTCAAAATCAACCACCAATAtttctccttctttcttcttcaagcCTTGTAATTGCAACATAGCACCACCAATTAACATCTTGAAAGACATTTCATTCACTGCTTATCCTTCTCAGATTCTTGCCATTGTTGGTCCAAGTGGTGCAGGTAAATCCACATTACTCGATATTTTAGCTGCTGGAACTTCACCTACAAGTGGCACTCTTCTCTTAAACTCTGTCCCCCTTCATAATCTTTCTTCTTTCCGTAAGCTCTCAGCTTATGTCCCTCAACATGATTCTTGCCTTCCTCAGCTCACTGTCTCTGAAACTTTCGCCTTCTCTGCCCGTCTTCTCAACCCGAAACTCACTGATGTTTCATGCATTGTGGATTCTCTTCTAGCTGAACTCAGGCTCACACATTTAGCAGACACAAGACTAGCTCATGGCCTCTCGGGGGGAGAAAGAAGGCGAGTTTCGATTGGTTTGAGTCTACTCCATGATCCTGCAATCTTACTTCTTGATGAACCAACTTCTGGTCTTGATAGTAATTCAGCTTTGAATGTAATGCAGACACTCAGATCAATCACTGACTCACGTCAACGTACTGTGATTTTGTCAATACATCAACCAAGTTTCAAGATTCTTGCCACCATTGATAAAATTCTCTTGTTATCAAAAGGAACTGTTGTACATCATGGAAATCTGTCTTCTCTTGAATCTTTTTTACTTGAAAATGACTTCACTGTCCCTCCACAGCTCAATTCTCTTGAATTTGCCATGGAAATGCTCAACCAACTCAATCAGAAAAAACCCTCTACACCAATAAGTTTACCTCCTTCATCCCCTAAAAATTCCACCACCACTGTTTCTGAGACTAAAACTGGAAAAGTCAGATATAGGAGTTCAAGAATTCATGAAATAGCTGTTCTGTACAGCAGATTTTGGAAGATCATTTACAGAACAAAACAGCTATTATTAACAAACACGTTACAAGCTCTAGGAGTTGGAATTGTTCTAGGAACGATTTACATTAATATTGGATTTGGTAAAGAAGGAATTGCAAAAAGATTTGGGCTTTTTGCTTTCACTCttacttttcttctctcttccacAACTGAAACTCTCCCAATCTTCATACACGAAAGGCCAATTTTATTAAGAGAAACTTCAAGTGGGGTTTATCGATTATCTTCATATCTTTTAGCAAACACATTAGTTTTCCTCCCCTACTTGCTTGTTATAGCAATCTTGTATTCAGTTTCACTTTATTTCTTGGTTAGTCTTTGTGCTACATGGCAAGCTATCACTTACTTTGTTCTAACAATTTGGGTCATTCTTTTAATGGCCAACTCTTTCGTTCTCTTCTTGAGCTCTGTTGCTCCCAATTACATCACCGGAACTTCACTCGTAACGTTACTACTCGCCGGATCTTTCTTATTTTCCGGCTACTTCATATCGAAAGAAACCATGCCTAAGTTCTGGACAATGTTGCATTATTTGTCAATGTACAAATATGGCCTAGATGCTTTGTTAATCAATGAGTATTCTTGCCTTGTATCGAAATGTTTCGTATGGTACGATGAGAAGAGCAAAGTATGTATGGTAAGTGGACGTGATCTGTTGGAACAAAGAGGACTACATGAAAGACAGAGATGGACTAATATCTATATCTTGATTGGGTTCTTCGTATTTTATCGATTACTTTGGTTGATGGTATTGATCAGAAGAGTTTCAAGATTGAAGAAGTGA
- the LOC107771970 gene encoding uncharacterized protein LOC107771970 — translation MQFFGGSEISPSPPQPTVSGNNAHMLYVFNRNGVCLLYREWNRPLKTLNPQQDHKLMFGLLFSLKSLTAKMDPTSADKGNLGVPQLPGQGCSFHSFRTNTYKLSFMESPSGIKIILVTHPRTGDLRESLKYIYNLYVEYVVKNPLYSPGAPIKCELFNSTLDQYVRGLG, via the exons ATGCAATTCTTCGGAGGATCAGAGATCAGCCCGTCGCCGCCACAGCCGACCGTATCCGGGAATAATGCACATATGCTGTATGTATTCAATAGGAATGGGGTGTGTCTTCTTTACAGGGAATGGAATCGCCCTCTTAAGACCTTAAACCCTCAGCAGGACCATAAGCTTATGTTTGGTTTGCTCTTCTCCCTCAAATCTCTAACTGCCAAGATGGATCCTACAAG TGCTGACAAAGGCAATCTTGGGGTGCCACAATTACCTGGACAAGGATGTTCATTTCACAGCTTTCGTACTAATACCTATAAACTCAGTTTCATGGAAAGTCCATCGGGAATAAAG ATCATTCTTGTCACGCATCCTAGGACTGGTGATCTAAGGGAATCTTTGAAGTACATTTACAACTTGTATGTTGAATATGTGGTGAAGAATCCACTCTATTCCCCAGGAGCTCCTATTAA GTGTGAGCTATTTAATTCTACGCTCGATCAGTATGTTAGAGGTCTTGGATAA